A genomic window from Sporosarcina sp. Marseille-Q4063 includes:
- the cax gene encoding calcium/proton exchanger: MVLLNRLFAIIIFTGIPLVITGAILHWNDILMFFLCCLNIIALAGYIGRATESLAIVSGPRVGGLLNATFGNAVELIISIFTLKAGMIGIVLASLTGSVLGNLLLVLGLSFFAGGLKFKRQNFSIHDARYNSGLLIFAVIVAFVIPEMFSMTLSPQKTLSLSIGISVILITLYLAGLLFKLVTHRGVFGSSDKEEVEMEIPEWTKRKSIWVLLLSTVAVAFVSEQLVQTFETIGEKFGWTELFIGVIIVAIIGNAAEHFSAITMAMKNKLDVTVEIAVGSTLQVAMFVAPVLVLVSLLMPEPMPLVFTVPELVAMITATLLVINLSNDGESNWFEGLILFAAYLIMGIGFFLL, encoded by the coding sequence GTGGTTTTATTGAATCGATTATTCGCCATTATCATTTTTACGGGGATACCGCTTGTCATTACGGGTGCAATTCTTCATTGGAATGACATATTGATGTTCTTTCTCTGTTGTTTGAATATCATCGCGCTAGCGGGATATATAGGAAGGGCGACGGAGAGCTTGGCCATTGTGAGTGGGCCGAGGGTTGGCGGTTTGTTAAACGCGACTTTCGGAAACGCGGTTGAGCTGATTATTTCTATTTTCACATTGAAAGCCGGAATGATTGGTATTGTTTTGGCGTCACTAACTGGATCTGTTCTTGGGAATCTTCTGCTCGTGCTCGGCCTTTCATTCTTTGCAGGCGGCCTCAAGTTTAAGCGCCAAAATTTCAGCATCCATGACGCCCGCTATAATTCAGGTCTGCTCATCTTCGCTGTCATTGTGGCATTTGTCATTCCCGAGATGTTTTCGATGACGTTATCTCCCCAGAAGACGTTAAGCCTGAGTATCGGCATATCGGTCATTCTGATTACACTTTATCTTGCTGGATTACTCTTTAAGCTCGTCACGCACCGGGGTGTTTTCGGTTCTTCCGATAAGGAGGAGGTCGAAATGGAGATTCCGGAGTGGACGAAACGCAAGTCGATTTGGGTTCTTCTGCTGTCGACGGTGGCTGTCGCTTTTGTATCGGAACAGCTGGTTCAGACCTTTGAGACAATTGGAGAGAAGTTTGGATGGACGGAGTTATTCATCGGTGTCATTATCGTTGCTATCATCGGGAATGCAGCGGAACATTTTTCCGCTATTACGATGGCGATGAAGAACAAGTTGGATGTCACGGTAGAGATTGCTGTCGGATCGACCTTGCAAGTCGCGATGTTCGTCGCTCCTGTACTCGTCCTTGTTTCGCTGTTGATGCCCGAACCGATGCCGCTTGTCTTCACGGTACCTGAATTGGTAGCAATGATTACAGCGACGCTTCTTGTTATTAATCTTAGTAATGATGGTGAATCAAATTGGTTTGAGGGATTGATTCTTTTCGCGGCTTATTTAATTATGGGGATTGGGTTTTTCCTTCTTTGA
- a CDS encoding DUF2975 domain-containing protein, giving the protein MKRGSTLFLKIAVFLIGAPVLALGIFGVIDLVNNPANPNYAHLLYPIVIGMYISVIPFFVALYQAFKLLSYIDKSLAFSEFSVKSLKKIKFCAMTTSGVYIVILPFVFLVAELDDAPGLVIVGMVPIFAPMVIAVFAAVLQRLLQEAITIKHENDLTV; this is encoded by the coding sequence ATGAAACGAGGTTCAACACTCTTTTTAAAAATAGCTGTTTTTCTTATCGGAGCTCCAGTTCTTGCGCTCGGTATATTTGGAGTGATTGACTTAGTTAATAATCCTGCTAATCCAAATTATGCCCATCTACTCTATCCGATAGTAATAGGCATGTATATCTCAGTAATCCCGTTTTTCGTTGCATTGTATCAGGCATTTAAACTTTTGAGCTATATTGACAAAAGCCTGGCATTCTCTGAATTCTCTGTAAAATCTCTAAAGAAAATTAAATTCTGTGCAATGACAACGAGTGGCGTGTATATAGTGATTTTGCCATTTGTTTTTCTCGTGGCGGAGCTAGATGATGCACCGGGGCTAGTAATTGTTGGAATGGTTCCTATTTTTGCACCAATGGTTATCGCAGTTTTTGCTGCTGTTCTCCAAAGACTTCTACAAGAAGCGATTACTATAAAACATGAAAATGATTTAACGGTCTGA
- a CDS encoding flavin monoamine oxidase family protein, which translates to MISIIKNGLKKTQNAKKIIVIGAGMAGMVASSLLKEAGHDVTVLEASDRVGGRVYTVRSDFTDELYLEAGAMRIPHTHFLTLEYIKKFNLPLNPFINSTPEDILFVKGIKSRLKIYEQNPAIFGFPVALHERGKTAAELLQFAIKPVTDLIDQNPHRNWPWIIQEFDKYSMDAYLRYNPFGTRLSPGAIEMIKVILSLEGFTELSFLELLRELMILFTPDIKFYEITGGNDQLPKAFLPQLQDNIMFGLKVTKITLQNNQVTIDAIHTKILRPFQITGDFAIVTIPFSVLQFIEIEPRNSFSENKWKAIRELNYVGSTKTGIQFKNRFWEKEGMYGGQTVTDLPIAYSQYPSTRLGTPGPGTILASYTWGDDALIWDSMNSENRLGYTLKNLAEIHGEQVYREFVTGTSFSWIRNPYSGGAFTMFKPEQIKELSPYISSPEGRVHFAGEHASTLHGWIQGAIESGIRVADEVNGINK; encoded by the coding sequence ATGATTTCAATCATCAAAAATGGATTGAAAAAAACACAGAATGCTAAGAAAATCATCGTAATCGGTGCAGGGATGGCTGGTATGGTTGCATCATCTTTACTTAAGGAGGCTGGACACGATGTCACGGTCCTTGAAGCATCCGATCGGGTCGGGGGACGTGTCTATACTGTGCGTTCAGATTTTACTGATGAATTATATCTCGAAGCCGGTGCAATGAGAATTCCACATACCCACTTTCTGACATTGGAATATATAAAAAAGTTTAATCTTCCACTAAACCCATTCATCAACAGTACCCCTGAAGACATCTTATTTGTGAAAGGCATCAAAAGCCGATTAAAGATCTATGAACAAAACCCCGCGATATTTGGCTTTCCAGTTGCACTGCATGAAAGAGGTAAAACAGCTGCCGAGCTACTTCAATTTGCAATAAAACCTGTCACCGATTTAATTGATCAAAACCCTCATCGTAATTGGCCGTGGATCATTCAAGAATTTGATAAATATTCGATGGATGCGTACTTGAGGTATAACCCCTTTGGAACAAGGTTGTCTCCAGGTGCTATCGAAATGATAAAAGTAATCCTTTCCTTAGAAGGATTTACAGAGCTTTCTTTCCTTGAACTGTTGCGCGAATTGATGATTCTGTTCACCCCTGATATTAAATTCTACGAGATCACAGGTGGAAATGACCAACTCCCAAAAGCATTTCTTCCACAATTACAGGATAACATCATGTTTGGGCTTAAAGTAACCAAAATTACACTACAGAACAATCAAGTGACCATTGATGCGATTCACACAAAAATCTTAAGACCATTTCAAATTACTGGAGATTTTGCGATTGTGACCATTCCTTTTTCAGTTCTCCAATTTATTGAGATTGAACCGCGTAATTCATTTTCAGAAAACAAATGGAAAGCCATACGTGAACTTAACTACGTAGGCTCAACAAAGACCGGCATTCAGTTCAAAAATAGGTTTTGGGAAAAAGAAGGGATGTATGGAGGTCAAACAGTTACAGATTTACCGATCGCATATTCTCAATATCCGAGCACTAGACTTGGCACTCCTGGTCCAGGCACGATTTTAGCCAGTTATACTTGGGGAGATGATGCGTTGATTTGGGACAGTATGAATTCAGAAAATCGCTTAGGGTATACACTGAAAAATTTAGCCGAAATTCATGGCGAACAGGTGTATCGCGAATTTGTAACAGGAACGAGTTTTAGCTGGATACGAAATCCGTATTCCGGTGGAGCCTTTACGATGTTTAAACCTGAACAAATAAAAGAATTATCCCCTTACATTTCATCGCCAGAAGGAAGGGTGCACTTTGCTGGCGAACATGCTTCTACCCTGCACGGGTGGATTCAGGGAGCAATTGAATCGGGAATACGGGTAGCGGATGAAGTCAATGGAATAAACAAATGA
- a CDS encoding class I SAM-dependent methyltransferase, with translation MGINFHNEKNRNSYTTRNADNSWVNTIKDLVPIENISNATDIGCGGGIYSKALADMGVSSITGVDFSEAILEGAKENCKEYKNISFKQGNAFHTGLKSNEYDLLLERALIHHIDDLQKCFQEAYRLLKDEGYFIVQDRTPDDCLLKDSDSHIRGYFFELFPKLIEKETNRRHNSRFVMETLKEVGFREIQEVKLWEKRKVYDDKEQLLEDLRARTGRSILHELDDEELKLLINYIDKSISIEYNIVEKDRWTIWIAVK, from the coding sequence ATGGGGATTAATTTTCATAATGAGAAAAACCGCAATTCATATACAACTAGAAATGCCGATAATTCGTGGGTTAACACTATTAAAGACTTAGTACCAATCGAGAATATATCTAATGCAACGGACATTGGGTGTGGTGGAGGAATTTATTCAAAGGCATTAGCTGATATGGGAGTCAGTTCTATTACTGGTGTCGATTTTTCCGAAGCCATACTTGAAGGTGCAAAAGAAAACTGTAAAGAATATAAAAACATATCTTTCAAGCAAGGTAATGCTTTTCATACGGGTTTAAAAAGTAACGAATATGATTTATTACTTGAAAGAGCATTAATACATCATATAGATGATTTACAAAAATGTTTTCAAGAGGCATATAGATTGTTGAAGGACGAAGGTTATTTTATTGTTCAAGACCGCACCCCAGACGATTGTTTATTAAAAGATAGTGATAGTCATATTAGGGGGTATTTCTTTGAACTATTTCCGAAACTAATTGAAAAAGAGACTAATCGCAGGCACAATAGCCGATTTGTTATGGAAACACTTAAGGAAGTTGGGTTTAGGGAAATTCAAGAAGTTAAGTTGTGGGAAAAAAGAAAAGTGTATGATGATAAAGAGCAATTACTAGAAGACTTAAGAGCGAGAACAGGAAGAAGTATTTTACACGAATTAGACGATGAAGAATTAAAATTATTAATAAATTATATAGATAAGTCAATTTCAATTGAATATAACATAGTTGAAAAAGATAGATGGACGATTTGGATAGCAGTAAAATAG
- a CDS encoding carboxypeptidase-like regulatory domain-containing protein has protein sequence MVQKSLFILFIIAYLFPSLSVFEETNENTVSALLTAKVTTSEEQGTPISNARIIVVNPLGEIIATELTNSEGQVNIPVVVQRDPRFPMKNMGEVTVIAVADGYNEYINFSVPINEFNDNTGKVFIPLWNIDPARRNEPQFLNGSFHRFTVFEMLDYYAEKIGLKRQDIKVDIGKEPPWSSGFKVD, from the coding sequence TTGGTTCAAAAAAGTCTCTTTATACTTTTCATTATTGCTTATCTTTTTCCATCTCTATCAGTTTTTGAAGAAACAAATGAAAACACAGTATCCGCATTATTAACCGCTAAAGTAACAACTTCTGAAGAACAAGGTACACCAATTAGTAACGCTCGAATTATTGTAGTAAATCCTTTAGGTGAGATTATAGCAACAGAGCTAACAAACTCTGAAGGACAGGTTAACATACCTGTTGTAGTTCAGAGAGATCCTAGGTTTCCCATGAAGAACATGGGGGAAGTTACTGTCATAGCAGTTGCAGATGGATATAACGAGTATATCAACTTCAGTGTTCCAATTAATGAATTTAACGATAATACAGGGAAGGTTTTTATTCCCCTATGGAATATAGACCCGGCTAGACGAAATGAACCGCAATTTCTCAACGGAAGTTTTCATCGTTTCACAGTTTTTGAAATGCTTGATTATTATGCCGAGAAAATAGGGTTGAAAAGGCAGGATATTAAAGTGGATATTGGAAAAGAACCACCTTGGAGTTCTGGGTTTAAAGTCGATTAA
- a CDS encoding DUF3221 domain-containing protein, with protein sequence MKVIHSYKPFLILIFLLLLMSCSQIKVDKDLVEMKGYVLAKEIDTKSILVVPNINGSDIERVINGKLEDRIVAQDNGGVNFYVSIEAYENMKVGDQVLVKYDQFGDVEESDPPNRKAESVEVVIKQ encoded by the coding sequence ATGAAGGTAATACATTCATACAAACCGTTTCTTATTTTAATCTTTTTATTATTATTAATGAGTTGCTCACAGATAAAGGTAGATAAAGATTTAGTAGAAATGAAAGGCTATGTTTTAGCCAAAGAAATAGATACAAAAAGTATATTAGTTGTGCCAAATATTAACGGATCAGATATTGAACGAGTCATTAATGGGAAGTTGGAAGATAGAATAGTAGCTCAAGACAACGGAGGCGTAAACTTTTACGTATCCATAGAAGCTTATGAAAACATGAAAGTTGGCGATCAGGTTCTGGTAAAATATGATCAATTCGGAGATGTTGAAGAGTCAGATCCACCTAATCGTAAAGCCGAGTCTGTAGAGGTTGTTATAAAACAATAA
- a CDS encoding DinB family protein: MNNTLNQFEQTVDQILRLNDVQAYLLLEPINLGKWSIREIVGHLYYWDKFNLEKMVPKMVDGGNLPPFPNHDRHNEEAISYLKDQSVASIINDFVNTRKELITGISEIGDDVRFTIGKGKRKFSGESFIKIFVKHDIHHIQQINKKLSN; the protein is encoded by the coding sequence ATGAATAATACATTAAACCAGTTCGAACAAACTGTTGATCAAATTTTAAGATTAAATGACGTTCAAGCATATCTGTTACTTGAACCCATTAATTTAGGTAAATGGTCAATTAGAGAGATAGTTGGTCATTTGTATTATTGGGATAAGTTCAATCTAGAAAAAATGGTTCCTAAAATGGTTGATGGAGGGAATTTGCCACCATTCCCAAATCACGATCGTCATAATGAGGAAGCAATATCATATCTAAAAGACCAATCAGTGGCATCTATTATAAATGATTTTGTGAATACAAGAAAAGAACTCATTACCGGAATCTCCGAAATAGGTGATGATGTGAGATTTACAATTGGAAAAGGTAAACGAAAATTCTCTGGTGAAAGTTTTATAAAAATCTTTGTAAAACACGATATTCACCACATACAACAAATAAATAAGAAATTAAGTAATTAG
- a CDS encoding DHH family phosphoesterase — MYKLLSHNDLDGVGCGILAKIAFGKQVKVRYNSISGLNREVEWFLENEDSDTFLFITDLSVNEENEKRLDAFYQDGGKVQLLDHHKTALHFNDYEWGHVVVEDDEGKLTSATSLFYEYLVKHQLMEPSEALAEFVELVRQYDTWEWEKNDNHHAQRLNALFFLMTIEEFEEKMISRLHVNEHFQFDEFEKKILDMEEDKIERYIRRKRRELVQTKAGDYFAGIVYAESYHSELGNELGKEYPHLDYITILNIGGKRAGFRTIHDHVDVSEVAGQFGGGGHAKASGCSLNNEAFQKFVMDTFHLEPLREDARRNRYNLKHSSFGSLYKNRMEEIFFLYPVNEQVWAIEQNNTNLEQAFTSFEEGESFLKRNYEAWLVRDDAFVNYLMDQVRNDKQEVKMNEMN; from the coding sequence ATGTATAAATTGTTATCCCATAATGATTTGGATGGTGTTGGATGCGGTATTTTAGCGAAGATTGCTTTTGGTAAGCAGGTCAAAGTGCGCTACAATTCCATTTCAGGTCTTAATCGGGAAGTAGAATGGTTTTTGGAAAATGAAGATAGCGATACATTTTTGTTTATTACAGATTTATCGGTAAATGAGGAAAATGAGAAGAGACTTGATGCGTTTTATCAAGATGGCGGAAAGGTCCAACTGCTTGATCACCATAAAACTGCGCTGCATTTTAATGATTATGAGTGGGGCCATGTCGTGGTGGAGGATGACGAAGGAAAATTAACTTCAGCGACTTCACTATTTTATGAATACCTTGTGAAACATCAACTGATGGAACCATCAGAGGCATTAGCCGAATTTGTCGAGCTCGTCAGGCAATATGATACATGGGAATGGGAGAAAAATGACAATCATCATGCGCAACGACTCAACGCCCTATTTTTCTTAATGACCATTGAAGAATTTGAAGAAAAAATGATCAGTCGACTTCATGTAAACGAACATTTCCAATTCGATGAATTCGAAAAGAAAATATTGGATATGGAAGAGGATAAAATCGAACGCTATATTCGCAGGAAGAGACGAGAACTCGTTCAGACGAAAGCAGGCGATTATTTTGCGGGAATCGTGTATGCGGAATCTTACCATTCAGAGTTAGGCAATGAACTTGGCAAAGAATATCCGCATCTTGATTACATTACGATACTAAATATTGGAGGAAAACGAGCCGGTTTTCGAACAATCCACGATCATGTTGACGTGTCTGAAGTGGCCGGCCAATTCGGTGGAGGCGGGCATGCAAAAGCATCTGGTTGCTCTTTAAACAATGAGGCTTTTCAAAAGTTTGTGATGGACACGTTCCACTTGGAGCCGCTAAGGGAAGATGCGCGACGAAATCGATATAATTTGAAGCATTCCTCGTTCGGTTCCCTGTATAAGAACCGAATGGAAGAGATCTTTTTTCTCTATCCCGTAAATGAGCAAGTCTGGGCGATTGAACAGAATAACACAAATTTGGAACAAGCCTTTACAAGTTTTGAGGAAGGGGAAAGTTTCCTGAAAAGAAACTATGAAGCATGGCTTGTACGTGACGATGCTTTCGTCAATTATTTAATGGATCAGGTAAGGAATGATAAGCAGGAAGTAAAAATGAACGAAATGAATTAG
- a CDS encoding DUF1835 domain-containing protein, with amino-acid sequence MYHLIFGNAAIGGLKHAFRKKSHKVIGFPIDFSVGPITNIHKESGITRHFDWLRSSFRTDLNGGDFDDQTAYCESLQKLLEIKDGEQVIIWTCENAAEQIGLRISYYLLKDKEVELSVVNTFTAMHEYMKHKDVQFDIRHSAECDAEQLAHFYMHSTRPISKEVKREYAQSGEKLLSSESIVRSWQHGEVIDDLATRDDPFILECAESLHNEMPELEFINAPRVIGEVLGHSTHSLSDTWIEYRLRSLINSNKLAYKGNLQSMRMYEIKVIQ; translated from the coding sequence GTGTATCATCTTATATTTGGAAATGCTGCAATAGGCGGCCTAAAACATGCTTTTCGTAAGAAAAGTCATAAGGTTATTGGATTCCCTATCGATTTTTCTGTTGGACCTATCACAAATATTCATAAGGAAAGTGGCATCACTCGTCATTTTGATTGGTTGAGATCTTCATTCCGCACAGATTTGAATGGGGGAGATTTTGATGATCAAACAGCTTATTGCGAGTCCTTACAAAAGTTATTGGAAATAAAAGATGGTGAGCAGGTAATAATTTGGACTTGTGAAAATGCAGCAGAGCAAATTGGCCTTCGAATTAGCTACTATTTGTTGAAAGACAAAGAAGTCGAACTGAGTGTTGTCAACACATTCACAGCAATGCATGAGTATATGAAGCACAAGGATGTCCAATTTGATATTCGTCATTCGGCTGAATGTGATGCCGAGCAGCTTGCTCATTTTTATATGCATTCTACTCGCCCAATTTCAAAGGAAGTGAAAAGAGAATATGCACAAAGTGGGGAAAAATTGCTTAGCAGTGAAAGCATTGTTCGTTCCTGGCAACACGGAGAAGTGATTGATGATTTGGCAACAAGAGATGATCCATTTATTTTGGAATGTGCCGAAAGTCTACATAATGAAATGCCTGAATTAGAATTTATTAATGCACCAAGAGTTATTGGGGAAGTGTTGGGTCATTCAACTCACTCATTATCTGACACATGGATTGAATATAGACTTCGTTCGCTCATTAATTCCAATAAACTTGCATATAAAGGTAATCTTCAATCAATGCGTATGTATGAAATAAAAGTTATCCAATAA
- a CDS encoding serine hydrolase, whose protein sequence is MRKNLMNSIDKIQVDIGFSGTFYAKSKENILTGSYGFANRSEKIKNQTNTRYAIASGCKIFTSVAICQLVEDGNITFNTKVKECLDINFPYFDEEVTIHHLLTHTSGIPDYFDEDEMGDYEELWVSTPMYHIRKLKDFLPLFQNMKMKADVGGSFHYNNSAYIVLGLIVEQVSDLEFGDYIEKYIFQKIGMTESGYFEMDELPEGVALGYIEKPDGSWKTNIYSLPVKSASDGGAYVTANDMIVFWDALTTHQLLTKEMTRTLLTPRTEVVEDIYYGYGGYMETNQNSVVKYILMGYDPGVNFRAVHYPETQLTIVVCSNESDGAYEMIKGIEKVIL, encoded by the coding sequence ATGAGAAAAAATTTAATGAATAGTATAGATAAAATCCAGGTGGATATAGGGTTTTCTGGAACGTTTTACGCAAAATCAAAAGAAAACATTTTGACAGGAAGTTATGGTTTTGCGAATCGTTCTGAGAAAATTAAAAACCAAACAAACACTCGATATGCAATTGCTTCTGGATGTAAAATATTCACATCTGTTGCGATTTGCCAACTTGTTGAGGACGGAAACATTACTTTCAATACGAAAGTAAAAGAGTGTTTGGATATCAACTTTCCTTATTTTGATGAAGAAGTGACAATTCACCATCTCCTCACCCATACATCTGGCATACCAGATTATTTCGATGAAGATGAGATGGGTGATTACGAAGAACTTTGGGTGTCTACGCCTATGTATCATATCCGTAAGTTGAAGGATTTCCTGCCATTGTTTCAAAATATGAAAATGAAAGCAGACGTAGGTGGCTCTTTTCACTATAATAATTCAGCCTATATTGTTTTAGGTCTGATTGTGGAGCAAGTGAGTGACCTTGAGTTTGGTGACTATATTGAAAAATATATCTTTCAAAAGATTGGAATGACTGAATCTGGATATTTTGAAATGGATGAATTACCTGAAGGAGTTGCGCTTGGTTATATTGAAAAGCCCGACGGTAGTTGGAAAACTAATATCTATTCCCTTCCAGTAAAATCTGCCTCTGATGGTGGGGCCTACGTGACGGCAAATGATATGATAGTTTTTTGGGACGCATTAACGACTCATCAACTTTTAACAAAAGAAATGACTCGAACATTACTGACACCCCGTACAGAGGTTGTGGAAGATATTTATTATGGCTACGGCGGATATATGGAAACGAATCAGAATAGTGTTGTGAAGTATATCTTAATGGGGTACGATCCAGGTGTAAACTTTCGAGCAGTCCATTATCCAGAAACACAACTAACCATTGTGGTATGCTCAAATGAATCTGACGGTGCTTATGAAATGATTAAAGGAATTGAAAAAGTAATTTTATAA
- a CDS encoding S9 family peptidase: MKPPIAKRIPHPHELHGDVREDDFYWLKDRENPEVIHYLEAENHYFDEIMHPLKEQTEELYQSMIDRVPETEVNVPVQRGPFFYYSRQDKDKQYPVYARKRAANRELLAKTTEEIVLNLNELAEEDEYLSVTAQRISTDHTRLAYLENRDGTDRYTIYVKDMDTGKLLPDRIPDVFLYGSMEWSRCGDYIFYIRVDENQRPCQLWRHRLGTGNESDELVFEENDTTFTLFVTKSQSGKFIFVHSSSKMTSEIRLLDADSPLSPLKLVDARREGILYDVEHWGDDLLILTNEEALNFQLFRCPINDLQSRENVVAYREERYLQSVYPFQDKLLVVGRENGLTQIWSLENDELKQISWDEPLYTVSILSDQSYETTEVLINYESHLTPKTTYGLDLLTGEKYCLQVAPVSGEFDPARFIQKQLWAVAEDGVKVPMTMVYLKGALENGPAPLVLNGYGSYGANSDPYFSPYSLPMLEKGIVFVTAQVRGGSKMGRGWYEDGKMQYKRNTFTDFITAAKFLIEQGYTTKSQMAARGGSAGGLLIGAVANMAGELFEVVIPAVPFVDVVSTMLDTTIPLTTLEWDEWGDPRKREDYFYIKSYSPYDNVEVKDYPHMYITTGINDPRVGYWEPAKWVARLRALKTDSNTLVLKTNMGAGHFGKSGRFNHLKEAAELYAFTLDKLGVFTKISQPR; encoded by the coding sequence ATGAAACCACCTATAGCAAAACGCATTCCCCATCCCCATGAATTGCATGGCGATGTGCGCGAGGACGACTTTTATTGGTTGAAGGACCGCGAAAACCCAGAAGTCATCCATTATCTTGAAGCAGAAAATCATTATTTCGATGAAATTATGCATCCACTTAAAGAACAAACCGAAGAACTTTATCAAAGCATGATTGACCGTGTTCCCGAAACTGAAGTAAATGTGCCGGTCCAACGCGGGCCATTCTTCTATTATTCTCGCCAAGACAAAGACAAGCAGTATCCGGTTTATGCACGTAAGCGGGCAGCAAACCGCGAGCTTTTGGCAAAAACGACCGAGGAAATCGTGCTCAATTTGAATGAATTGGCTGAAGAAGACGAGTATTTAAGCGTAACGGCACAGCGTATATCCACCGACCATACCCGTCTTGCCTATTTGGAGAACCGGGACGGCACCGACCGATATACAATTTACGTCAAGGACATGGATACGGGCAAGCTTCTACCTGACCGGATTCCCGATGTCTTTTTGTATGGCAGCATGGAATGGAGCCGATGCGGCGACTATATTTTTTACATCAGAGTCGATGAGAATCAGCGTCCATGCCAGCTTTGGCGGCATCGCTTGGGTACTGGGAATGAGAGCGATGAGTTAGTCTTTGAAGAAAACGACACGACGTTCACTTTATTCGTGACGAAATCACAAAGCGGGAAGTTTATTTTTGTGCATTCAAGTTCAAAAATGACGAGCGAAATCCGTCTGCTAGACGCAGATTCTCCGCTTTCTCCTTTGAAGCTAGTAGACGCGCGGCGTGAGGGGATCTTGTATGATGTCGAGCATTGGGGAGATGACCTGCTGATCCTGACAAACGAAGAGGCTTTGAATTTCCAGTTGTTCCGTTGCCCTATCAATGATCTCCAATCAAGGGAGAACGTCGTAGCGTATCGCGAGGAACGCTACCTTCAAAGCGTTTACCCATTTCAAGATAAGTTGCTCGTCGTTGGACGCGAGAATGGCCTGACACAGATTTGGTCATTAGAAAACGATGAATTGAAGCAAATTAGTTGGGACGAACCGCTCTACACCGTGTCGATTTTATCCGATCAAAGCTACGAGACGACAGAAGTATTAATCAATTATGAATCACATCTCACTCCCAAAACAACATACGGGTTGGATCTTTTGACTGGAGAAAAATATTGTTTGCAGGTTGCGCCTGTCAGCGGCGAATTTGATCCTGCTCGTTTCATTCAAAAACAATTATGGGCGGTAGCCGAGGATGGCGTCAAAGTACCGATGACTATGGTCTATCTGAAAGGCGCACTTGAAAATGGGCCTGCTCCGTTGGTTTTAAACGGGTACGGATCATATGGAGCCAACAGCGATCCCTACTTCAGCCCATATAGCCTGCCAATGTTGGAAAAGGGAATTGTATTTGTCACGGCACAAGTACGCGGTGGTTCCAAAATGGGACGAGGTTGGTATGAGGACGGAAAGATGCAATATAAGCGTAACACGTTCACCGACTTTATCACTGCTGCAAAATTTCTGATTGAGCAGGGCTACACAACTAAGAGCCAAATGGCGGCGCGCGGCGGGAGTGCGGGCGGACTACTTATAGGTGCGGTTGCCAATATGGCCGGCGAACTGTTTGAAGTTGTTATTCCTGCAGTGCCATTTGTCGATGTCGTTTCAACGATGCTCGACACTACGATTCCACTTACCACCTTAGAGTGGGATGAATGGGGAGACCCACGAAAACGTGAAGATTATTTTTATATCAAATCATATAGCCCATATGACAATGTAGAAGTGAAGGATTATCCGCATATGTATATTACAACTGGCATCAACGATCCGCGTGTCGGTTATTGGGAGCCAGCCAAATGGGTTGCACGCTTAAGAGCGCTTAAAACCGATAGCAATACGCTCGTACTGAAAACGAATATGGGGGCCGGTCATTTCGGCAAGTCTGGCCGCTTCAACCACTTGAAAGAAGCCGCGGAACTTTATGCATTCACGCTTGATAAGCTCGGCGTCTTTACAAAAATTTCACAACCTCGTTAA
- a CDS encoding helix-turn-helix transcriptional regulator — protein sequence MAIIINIDVMLAKRKMSVTELTEKVGITMANISILKNGRAKAIRFSTLEAICEALDCQPGDIMEYKSDEDTQG from the coding sequence ATGGCGATTATTATCAATATTGATGTGATGTTGGCTAAAAGGAAAATGAGCGTAACAGAACTTACGGAGAAGGTCGGAATTACGATGGCAAATATTTCGATACTGAAAAATGGAAGGGCAAAAGCGATTCGATTTTCTACTTTAGAAGCTATATGTGAGGCATTAGACTGTCAGCCTGGAGATATTATGGAATACAAAAGTGACGAAGATACTCAAGGATAA